From Triticum urartu cultivar G1812 chromosome 2, Tu2.1, whole genome shotgun sequence, a single genomic window includes:
- the LOC125539228 gene encoding histone-lysine N-methyltransferase, H3 lysine-9 specific SUVH5-like has protein sequence METGKAAVPPRATSGRRYKALTPWRFQRGFVRYQAKTPAAAAAAPRGRAGAPAGGSGTKRPRSASVVGSGGRSAGDPMDGQSKKRSTRSATMKRTDGENSARSAGAGKDSQLRRSTRSATMKNFSARPGAEMDCLLRRATRSATAKSSDGVKMENGACSGAEKDFPLKRHTRSTAANSSHAIKMENDSPSSAGKDFQIKRGTHRVTTRSSNGEKMDNNARTGAEMDCGLGKSSCNIMGDGLANAAGGDCRVTTRSTNGEKMDNNARTGAEMDCGLGKSSCNIMGDGLANAAGGDCCFEGPDYSGVLRDEHVQNFGTGGSVGAGDGAACIPEGIQSNVGAENCESEGSEKSRVTGNVLKSNVSSAADHVLEQPEGKGANTGNGASKESDVAAKGCSSAVPGSNANGPNCRRGRKEIVPWRFQIGYKRSFSKAFCSNGGSLETPEYRAQGSSTQCTPGTRSTVRCYASPLSNVRVSAVRDFSSGKGEKETRTAYKKVKTEKDDDNQGMPKNGVALAREKAIRSLRDFRLIYKNLLNKLEDRSREGGADLQAYKIFRDRFLAQCNDERFVGNVPGINVGDIFYARVELCIIGLHRPHRLGIDHIRKEDGTCIAVSIVAYALLSDVKDNFDAFVYSGSRTATMNQKIEGTNLALKKSMDTKTPVRVIHGFTIHAKNSQRKSILVYGGLYLVEKYWREKESEDRYVYMFRMRRMAGQKHIDIDAIMKSEQAEPYDGVIMKDISQGLERIPVSVLNSISDEHPMPYIYMSRLKYPPNYQPAPPAGCACVGGCSDSKLCACVVKNGGEIPFNDKGCIIAAKPLVYECGPSCKCPPTCHNRVGQKGIRFRLQVFKTKSMGWGVKTLDYIPSGSFVCEYIGEVLDDEEAQKRMTDEYLFAIGHNYYDESLWEGLSRSIPSLQNGPGKDEEAGFAVDASKMGNFAKFINHSCTPNLYAQNVLYDHDDKSAPHIMFFACEDIPPGQELVYHYNYAIDQVHDENGNIKKKKCLCGSVECDGWLY, from the coding sequence ATGGAGACCGGGAAGGCGGCGGTGCCGCCCAGGGCGACCAGCGGGCGGAGGTACAAGGCGCTCACGCCGTGGCGCTTCCAGCGCGGCTTCGTCAGGTACCAGGCCAAgacccccgccgccgccgccgccgcgcccagaGGCCGCGCCGGGGCGCCGGCGGGCGGTTCTGGCACCAAGCGTCCCAGATCGGCGTCGGTGGTGGGGAGCGGCGGCCGTAGCGCGGGAGATCCGATGGACGGCCAGTCGAAGAAGAGAAGCACGCGCAGTGCGACCATGAAGAGGACCGATGGGGAGAACAGCGCGCGCAGCGCAGGTGCTGGAAAGGATAGCCAGTTGAGGAGAAGCACGCGCAGCGCGACCATGAAGAATTTTTCAGCGCGACCCGGTGCTGAAATGGATTGCCTGTTGAGAAGAGCCACACGCAGTGCGACTGCCAAGAGCTCCGATGGGGTTAAAATGGAGAACGGCGCCTGCAGCGGTGCCGAAAAGGATTTCCCATTGAAGAGACACACACGCAGTACGGCTGCGAACAGCTCCCATGCTATTAAAATGGAGAACGACTCTCCTAGCAGTGCTGGAAAGGATTTCCAAATAAAGAGAGGCACACACAGAGTGACCACGAGGAGCTCCAATGGGGAGAAAATGGATAACAATGCTCGCACCGGTGCTGAAATGGATTGTGGTTTGGGCAAGTCCAGCTGCAATATTATGGGTGATGGGTTGGCCAACGCTGCTggaggagattgcagagtgaccACGAGGAGCACCAATGGGGAGAAAATGGATAACAATGCTCGCACCGGTGCCGAAATGGATTGTGGTTTGGGCAAGTCCAGCTGCAATATTATGGGTGATGGGTTGGCCAACGCTGCTGGAGGAGATTGCTGTTTTGAGGGGCCAGACTACAGCGGTGTCCTGAGAGATGAACATGTCCAGAATTTTGGGACTGGCGGCAGCGTTGGTGCTGGTGATGGGGCAGCTTGCATCCCAGAGGGGATTCAGAGTAATGTAGGAGCTGAGAACTGTGAGTCTGAGGGTTCGGAGAAGTCCCGTGTGACCGGGAATGTGTTAAAGAGCAACGTTTCTTCTGCTGCAGATCATGTGCTGGAGCAGCCGGAGGGAAAAGGTGCTAACACGGGAAATGGGGCTTCCAAGGAGAGTGATGTAGCAGCCAAAGGGTGCAGCTCTGCAGTTCCTGGAAGCAATGCTAATGGCCCAAATTGCCGCAGAGGGCGGAAAGAAATAGTGCCATGGAGGTTCCAGATCGGGTACAAGCGGTCATTCTCGAAAGCTTTCTGCTCCAATGGTGGATCACTTGAAACTCCGGAATACAGGGCTCAGGGCAGCTCAACACAGTGCACTCCAGGAACTAGAAGTACTGTGAGGTGCTATGCAAGCCCCCTTTCAAATGTTCGAGTTTCGGCCGTGCGTGATTTCTCCTCAGGGAAAGGCGAGAAGGAAACCCGAACAGCATATAAAAAGGTGAAAACTGAGAAGGATGATGATAATCAGGGAATGCCAAAAAATGGAGTTGCCCTTGCTAGGGAGAAAGCAATCAGATCCTTGCGAGATTTCCGCTTAATTTACAAGAATCTTTTGAATAAGCTTGAAGACAGGTCACGGGAAGGAGGAGCCGATCTACAAGCTTACAAAATCTTCAGGGACAGGTTCCTTGCACAGTGTAATGACGAGAGATTTGTTGGCAATGTGCCTGGAATCAATGTTGGTGATATCTTTTATGCAAGGGTTGAGCTTTGCATTATCGGTCTTCATCGCCCACACCGGTTAGGGATTGATCATATCAGGAAGGAGGATGGTACTTGTATAGCTGTTAGCATCGTGGCATATGCACTTCTTTCTGATGTCAAGGATAATTTTGATGCCTTCGTGTATTCTGGATCAAGGACAGCTACAATGAATCAGAAGATAGAGGGTACCAATCTTGCACTGAAGAAGAGCATGGATACCAAAACACCAGTTCGTGTCATTCATGGTTTCACCATTCATGCTAAGAACAGCCAGCGGAAGAGTATTCTTGTATATGGGGGTTTATATCTAGTTGAGAAATACTGGAGGGAGAAAGAAAGCGAAGATCGTTATGTTTATAtgttccgaatgagaagaatggCAGGTCAGAAACACATTGACATAGACGCAATTATGAAATCAGAACAGGCTGAGCCATATGATGGTGTTATAATGAAAGATATATCCCAAGGGTTGGAGAGGATCCCAGTATCTGTTTTGAACTCAATATCTGATGAGCATCCAATGCCCTATATCTACATGTCTCGCCTGAAATACCCCCCTAACTATCAGCCAGCTCCTCCAGCAGGCTGTGCTTGTGTAGGCGGGTGCTCAGACTCCAAACTGTGTGCCTGTGTAGTGAAGAATGGTGGGGAGATCCCTTTCAATGATAAAGGCTGTATCATAGCAGCAAAACCTCTTGTTTATGAGTGTGGACCTTCTTGCAAGTGTCCTCCTACATGTCATAACAGAGTTGGCCAGAAAGGCATCAGATTTCGGCTGCAAGTGTTCAAGACCAAATCGATGGGTTGGGGCGTGAAAACTCTCGACTATATACCATCTGGAAGCTTCGTCTGTGAATACATTGGGGAAGTGCTGGATGATGAAGAAGCACAGAAAAGGATGACTGATGAGTACCTATTTGCTATAGGGCATAATTATTATGATGAATCCCTTTGGGAGGGCCTATCAAGATCTATACCCTCGCTTCAGAATGGTCCGGGTAAAGATGAAGAAGCTGGTTTTGCTGTTGATGCATCAAAGATGGGGAACTTTGCAAAATTTATTAATCATAGCTGCACCCCCAACCTCTATGCACAAAATGTTCTCTATGATCATGATGACAAGAGTGCTCCTCATATCATGTTCTTTGCCTGCGAAGATATTCCACCCGGTCAAGAGCTAGTATACCACTACAACTATGCCATAGATCAGGTTCATGATGAGAATGGTAACATCAAGAAGAAGAAATGCCTTTGTGGCTCTGTGGAGTGTGATGGCTGGTTGTATTAG